A window of the Narcine bancroftii isolate sNarBan1 chromosome 4, sNarBan1.hap1, whole genome shotgun sequence genome harbors these coding sequences:
- the LOC138761792 gene encoding uncharacterized protein isoform X2 has protein sequence MDSYPADNTATLWLPRAPPSWDVGGLQASRTPPTLCPTSDSTMATVLCKHLKYYFCSLYKQPRKRCLVKDTVSSSCGKRGHYEKVRKSKSPSKPSSITCMPWEYHLGRRHLLNPAALHAGHGCCHLRHRHLKIKYSNTPPYLQSMTVVQHWPPSRWIKVTLTRSMMDTEVNGHKMSCLFDRGSTESFIHPNMVQRFSLAIR, from the exons ATGGATTCCTACCCAGCTGACAACACAGCTACCTTGTGGTTACCaagggcgccaccatcttgggatgtgggaggcTTGCAAGCCAGCAGAACACCGCCAACACTATGTCCCACTAGCGACTCGACCATGGCCACTGTACTCTGCAAGCACCTGAAGTACTATTTCTGCAGCCTATACAAGCAGCCTAGAAAACGTTGCCTGGTGAAAGACACAGTTTCCTCTAGCTGTGGAAAGAGAGGGCATTATgaaaaggtgaggaaatccaagtctCCCTCTAAACCCAGCAGCATCACATGCATGCCATGGGAGTACCATCTTGGACGTCGCCATCTTCTCAACCCAGCAGCGCTACATGCGGGCCATGGGTGCTGCCATCTCAGACACCGCCATCTCAAAATCAAATACTCGAACACTCCACCGTACCTACAGAGTATGACAGTGGttcaacactggcctccatcacgctGGATAAAGGTAACCCTCACCAGATCGATGATGGACACGGAGGTGAACGGTCACAAGATGAGCTGCCTGTTCGATagagggagcacagagagcttcatccaccccaacATGGTACAGCGTTTCTCCCTCGCCATAAG ATGA
- the LOC138761792 gene encoding uncharacterized protein isoform X1, which translates to MDSYPADNTATLWLPRAPPSWDVGGLQASRTPPTLCPTSDSTMATVLCKHLKYYFCSLYKQPRKRCLVKDTVSSSCGKRGHYEKVRKSKSPSKPSSITCMPWEYHLGRRHLLNPAALHAGHGCCHLRHRHLKIKYSNTPPYLQSMTVVQHWPPSRWIKVTLTRSMMDTEVNGHKMSCLFDRGSTESFIHPNMVQRFSLAIRILKQEIKLALVSSVQTRVKIHFR; encoded by the exons ATGGATTCCTACCCAGCTGACAACACAGCTACCTTGTGGTTACCaagggcgccaccatcttgggatgtgggaggcTTGCAAGCCAGCAGAACACCGCCAACACTATGTCCCACTAGCGACTCGACCATGGCCACTGTACTCTGCAAGCACCTGAAGTACTATTTCTGCAGCCTATACAAGCAGCCTAGAAAACGTTGCCTGGTGAAAGACACAGTTTCCTCTAGCTGTGGAAAGAGAGGGCATTATgaaaaggtgaggaaatccaagtctCCCTCTAAACCCAGCAGCATCACATGCATGCCATGGGAGTACCATCTTGGACGTCGCCATCTTCTCAACCCAGCAGCGCTACATGCGGGCCATGGGTGCTGCCATCTCAGACACCGCCATCTCAAAATCAAATACTCGAACACTCCACCGTACCTACAGAGTATGACAGTGGttcaacactggcctccatcacgctGGATAAAGGTAACCCTCACCAGATCGATGATGGACACGGAGGTGAACGGTCACAAGATGAGCTGCCTGTTCGATagagggagcacagagagcttcatccaccccaacATGGTACAGCGTTTCTCCCTCGCCATAAG AATTCTAAAGCAGGAAATTAAGCTTGCTCTGGTCTCTTCAGTTCAAACCCGAGTAAAGATTCATTTCCGATAG